From the genome of Fusarium oxysporum f. sp. lycopersici 4287 chromosome 3, whole genome shotgun sequence, one region includes:
- a CDS encoding hypothetical protein (At least one base has a quality score < 10), with translation MNAIKNSTLKTSQSVMSEHLSVTAILSGMADALPTHLHSDDSSDLASSYEAIALLIHSYLAALGFKLQGFDEDKKLPECESLAPRLPPQWNSGLDSYSFLYSYKQSAMALSIRVNPMGKKVEIQGLAVGDDNICRFDRSIGELVKSDKLPIRITIKDNEEDRNILHDLKLHIIQKLIPKLQSKGYVEPAKAEANTHSESRAQVAQGPNRPCHGGPIVNSYRPPPPAIPHPEMARPQPSSSFEDEYEMHRPSRSGLQMPGRSPYNIGHDDLNPPGLGPHDPLRGSFTGGLPQPGGGSGMHPTFDDPLFGGQGDDGSSGFDPQVPPGARWDPTGPGGNPRFPGPSTGRGNNRFGGDII, from the exons ATGAACGCTATCAAGAACTCGACATTAAAGACATCACAATCCGTAATGTCAGAACACCTTAGTGTCACCGCCATCCTCAGTGGCATGGCAGACGCTCTCCCTACACATCTTCACAGCGATGACTCATCAGATCTCGCATCGTCCTACGAAGCCATCGCTCTCCTTATTCATTCCTACTTGGCCGCCCTTGGATTCAAACTTCAAGGCTTTGACGAAGACAAGAAACTAC CTGAATGCGAATCGCTGGCTCCTCGCCTACCGCCACAGTGGAATTCGGGCTTAGACTCTTATAGCTTTTTATACTCGTACAAGCAGTCGGCCATGGCTCTCAGCATCCGTGTCAATCCCATGGGTAAAAAGGTCGAGATCCAGGGACTAGCGGTTGGAGATGACAACATTTGTCGTTTTGATCGATCTATTGGCGAACTCGTGAAATCTGATAAACTCCCCATTCGCATTACAATAAAGGACAATGAGGAAGATCGAA ATATACTTCATGACCTTAAACTCCACATCATCCAGAAATTAATTCCCAAGCTTCAAAGCAAAGGTTATGTCGAGCCCGCTAAAGCAGAAGCCAACACCCACTCTGAGAGCAGGGCCCAGGTAGCGCAGGGCCCTAACCGACCTTGCCATGGTGGTCCTATAGTAAACTCCTATAGGCCCCCGCCTCCAGCGATTCCACACCCTGAGATGGCCCGTCCTCAACCCTCATCCA GCTTTGAGGATGAGTACGAAATGCACCGGCCTTCACGAAGCGGCCTTCAAATGCCTGGTAGATCGCCTTACAATATTGGCCACGATGATTTGAATCCGCCCGGTCTTGGCCCCCATGATCCTCTTCGTGGTTCTTTCACTGGTGGGTTACCTCAACCCGGTGGTGGCTCGGGTATGCATCCCACCTTTGATGACCCATTGTTTGGAGGTCAAGGAGACGATGGATCATCCGGCTTCGATCCTCAAGTACCGCCTGGAGCGCGATGGGATCCCACTGGCCCTGGTGGAAACCCCAGATTCCCTGGTCCTAGTACCGGAAGGGGAAACAATCGGTTTGGCGGAGACATCATTTAA